In Fusarium oxysporum f. sp. lycopersici 4287 chromosome 2, whole genome shotgun sequence, a genomic segment contains:
- a CDS encoding hypothetical protein (At least one base has a quality score < 10): MGKFAFPGRKKQPPKVTVTAPPMSKAQKILGSSALNIDAPQQWDNFSSSKVNLAAPGAPETSQAQPSHGHGHGSPVRHDRGMREWGDESEIVPRQFRVNGAPTDEYDEDMSDMTSILRKRQSSSTLHSCRRQLQLWRKDYRQKRKECWIWRTPLRRRS, encoded by the exons ATGGGCAAGTTTGCATTCCCAGGCCGCAAGAAGCAGCCTCCAAAGGTGACCGTCACCGCACCGCCCATGAGCAAAGCTCAAAAGATTCTCGGATCGTCAGCTCTCAACATCGACGCTCCTCAGCAATGGGACAATTTCTCCAGCTCAAAGGTCAACCTGGCGGCACCTGGCGCTCCTGAGACATCTCAGGCGCAGCCGAGCCAcggccatggccatggctcTCCTGTGAGACATGATCGTGGAATGCGGGAATGGGGAGATGAGTCCGAGATCGTGCCGCGGCAATTCAGAGTCAATGGAGCGCCTACCGATGAGTATGACGAGGATATGTCTGACATGACTAGCATTCTCCGGAAACGACAGTCTTCTTCGACACTTCATTCTTG CAGACGTCAGCTTCAGCTATGGCGAAAGGACTACCGTCAAAAGCGGAAAGAATGCTGGATATGGAGAACTCCATTGCGGAGGCGAAGCTAA
- a CDS encoding hypothetical protein (At least one base has a quality score < 10) encodes MRYVPHESISTNADAPTPPLSPSSVDFYIRSAHSSVDGKGSHNRFMAVTRQEEMLLAALRHKRQIMRGSILSEMEENSRNEKANHKGHQSKPSEATITEETFDLDLDFPAPPTFKDKTTVAADGTTVIDLSHQNWSGKSEATTSTHHSNKKVHEPKPHNNDHHQRERILLYIDKGLAAEHSIEDAEPSPDLSDFYDYEFEDESEGLEVVPEVVMYTQQRRHSERKERQSVVKRRTSRSRQRSPQPHSENLEVGVPRPDSPISPDALSTVAPRVNKKMARLSAVGPPAKWGFED; translated from the coding sequence ATGAGATACGTTCCCCATGAATCTATCTCTACCAACGCTGATGCGCCCACGCCCCCCCTGAGTCCAAGCTCCGTCGACTTCTACATTCGCTCTGCCCACTCTTCTGTCGATGGCAAGGGAAGCCATAACCGCTTCATGGCTGTTACTCGCCAGGAGGAGATGCTTCTGGCCGCCCTCCGCCACAAGCGACAGATCATGCGCGGTTCTATCCTTtctgagatggaagagaacAGCCGAAACGAGAAGGCCAATCATAAGGGCCACCAGTCGAAGCCCTCCGAGGCCACCATCACCGAAGAGACCTTCGATCTTGACTTGGATTTCCCTGCTCCTCCTACCTTCAAAGATAAGACCACAGTTGCTGCTGATGGCACCACGGTTATCGACTTGAGCCACCAAAATTGGTCTGGCAAATCTGAAGCCACCACTTCTACTCATCACTCTAATAAAAAGGTTCATGAGCCTAAACCTCATAACAATGATCACCATCAGCGCGAGCGTATTCTTCTCTATATCGACAAGGGTCTTGCTGCAGAGCACTCCATCGAGGATGCTGAGCCCAGTCCTGATCTGAGCGACTTTTACGACTACGAATTCGAAGACGAATCTGAGGGTTTAGAGGTTGTCCCTGAGGTTGTCATGTACACCCAGCAGCGTCGCCACAGCGAGCGAAAGGAGCGTCAGTCAGTTGTCAAGCGTCGAACGAGCCGATCGCGTCAACGAAGCCCTCAGCCTCATAGCGAGAATCTCGAGGTTGGTGTTCCCCGACCCGACAGCCCCATCTCCCCTGATGCTCTTTCTACTGTGGCCCCTCGagtcaacaagaagatggctcGCCTGAGTGCTGTTGGACCCCCTGCGAAATGGGGGTTTGAGGACTAG
- a CDS encoding ubiquitin-conjugating enzyme E2: MSAKVPRNFRLLEELEKGEKGLGAEACSYGLEDPEDLLMSKWNGTILGPPHSVHENRIYSVKMHCGPEYPDKPPSIQFISQVNLPCVNPNNGIVDPNQLPCLAQWKRENTMETVLIELRRYMASSQNKKIAQPPEGSTYF, encoded by the exons ATGTCTGCCAAGGTTCCTCGCAACTTTCGCCTACTGgaggagctcgagaagggAGAAAAGGGTCTCGGCGCTGAGGCATGCAGTTACGGTCTGGAGGATCCTGAGGATCTTCTCATGAGCAAATGGAACGGCACAATTCTTGGACCTCCTCAT TCCGTCCACGAGAACCGTATCTACAGTGTCAAGATGCACTGCGGTCCCGAGTACCCTGACAAGCCTCCTTCGATCCAGTTCATCAGCCAGGTCAACTTGCCCTGTGTCAACCCCAACAACGGCATCGTCGACCCCAACCAACTGCCCTGTCTCGCCCAGTGGAAGCGTGAGAACACTATGGAGACTGTGCTCATAGAGTTGCGACG ATACATGGCCTCGTCccagaacaagaagatcgcCCAGCCTCCTGAGGGCTCTACCTACTTCTAA
- a CDS encoding cell division cycle 20-like protein 1, cofactor-APC complex, translating to MAMSLTRTALRAPQSRLITAAAAITARSIAAHRSFSTTNHALLPSGFGSPVLPSYFSKPRLPANTVVRFVPQQTAWIVERMGKFNRILDPGLAILVPFIDRIAYVKSLKEVAIEIPSQSAITADNVTLELDGVLFTRVFDAYKASYGVEDAEYAISQLAQTTMRSEIGQLTLDHVLKERAALNTNITAAINDAAEAWGVTCLRYEIRDIHAPGAVVEAMHRQVTAERSKRAEILESEGQRQSAINIAEGKKQSVILASEALRAERINEADGEAEAIRLKATATAQGIDAVSESILKGDAGAQAAVSLRVAEKYVDAFGKLARESTAVVVPGNVGDISGMIATGLSVFGKVGQAQAQTMAKSLVEPKKEGSETETDTPSELDSQEKPGVKETVIESFNQAAKR from the exons ATGGCCATGTCCCTTACGCGGACAGCCCTCAGGGCGCCGCAATCGCGTCTCATTACAGCTGCCGCCGCCATCACAGCTCGATCTATCGCCGCGCACCGGTCGTTCAGCACCACCAACCATGCTCTACTCCCCTCCGGCTTCGGATCTCCCGTCTTGCCTTCATACTTCTCGAAGCCCCGGCTGCCGGCCAATACGGTGGTCCGGTTTGTGCCTCAGCAGACGGCTTGGATCGTTGAGCGCATGGGAAAGTTCAACCGTATTCTTGACCCCGGTCTGGCTATCCTCGTGCCTTTTATCGATCGAATCGCATACGTCAAAAGCCTCAAGGAAGTTGCCATTGAGATACCCAGCCAAAGCGCCATCACTGCGGACAACGTTACTCTAGAGCTTGACGGTGTTTTGTTCACCCGCGTCTTTGATGCGTATAAAGCAAG CTatggagttgaagatgcCGAATATGCCATCTCTCAGCTTGCCCAAACGACCATGCGATCCGAGATCGGTCAATTGACTCTCGACCACGTCCTCAAGGAGCGTGCTGCCCTCAACACTAACATCACCGCTGCTATCAACGATGCCGCCGAAGCCTGGGGAGTGACCTGCTTACGTTATGAGATTCGAGATATCCATGCTCCTGGCGCCGTCGTCGAGGCCATGCACCGGCAGGTCACTGCCGAGCGTTCCAAGCGTGCTGAGATTCTTGAGTCCGAAGGTCAGCGACAAAGTGCCATCAACATCGCTGAGGGTAAGAAGCAGAGTGTCATTCTTGCTTCCGAGGCTTTGCGCGCCGAGCGAATCAACGAAGCCGATGGTGAAGCCGAAGCCATCCGTCTTAAGGCTACTGCCACTGCTCAAGGCATCGATGCTGTCTCTGAGAGTATCCTGAAGGGTGATGCTGGTGCCCAGGCTGCCGTCAGCTTGAGGGTTGCTGAGAAGTACGTTGATGCCTTCGGCAAGTTGGCTCGCGAAAGCACAGCTGTCGTTGTTCCCGGCAATGTTGGAGATATCAGCGGCATGATCGCTACTGGTCTGAGTGTTTTCGGCAAGGTTGGCCAGGCCCAGGCGCAAACTATGGCCAAGTCTCTTGTCgagcccaagaaggaaggCTCGGAGACCGAGACTGATACACCCTCAGAGCTTGATAGCCAGGAGAAGCCCGGTGTCAAGGAGACAGTGATCGAGAGCTTCAACCAGGCTGCCAAGCGATAG